The following coding sequences lie in one Aquila chrysaetos chrysaetos unplaced genomic scaffold, bAquChr1.4, whole genome shotgun sequence genomic window:
- the LOC115338426 gene encoding LOW QUALITY PROTEIN: carnitine O-acetyltransferase-like (The sequence of the model RefSeq protein was modified relative to this genomic sequence to represent the inferred CDS: deleted 2 bases in 2 codons), with product GGGGGGRGRGGTREGPGRPGGTRESGPWGGRRGSGVAAAPPPRPPPPPPRRCPGGAGAPRCRRWGRRWGGCWGHWRHWWPRGSGTGPAAWSGSSGRPGGAGPRLQERLRRQPPVPPRLPEWPWGSSERLPLPVHTSAGLVLPRQDWEDWRGQLWFAARLIAGVLDYRAQLERRDPPEPWVQAAFGGCRVPGPQRDEVLRLPPGAQPPPFITVVRNCQFFQVEACGGAGTPLPPAALAAALGGLRARTGRGGAPPLGLLTGQHRHAWGRVYRLLMRDRLNRASIGRIQRSLFALSLDAPVLAAAGGRGPGGGAAQVLHGGGACANSGNRWFDKTLQFIVGEDGTCGVVYDPAVIDGAVVAEMVDHALDCCRRPEPSPASMTSLPLPPPQRLRFSLGPETAPEVERAKRHLDSLAADVDVHCFSHEGFGAGGALRPEAIVQVALQVAFYRAHGSLCASCEPTSLRHVLPGCTDLLRPPGPPCLALARALDDPHAEPELQLALLREAVEAQSRRTQEVLAGQGAERHLQGLRQAAIAAGEPLPEIFMDPAYALATHFRLCTVQVRSREGCWLLRGPLVPDGYGVGVGHVAPPDPHDPPGPPGGLRVAVTAFACCHQTEAARLGAALQGALDSLGGLLRRHGPP from the exons GAGGTGCCCGGGAGGGGCGGGCGCCCCCCGCTGCCGGCGCTGGGGGCGACGCTGGGGCGGCTGCTGGGGGCACTGGAGGCACTGGTGGCCCCGGGGGAGCGGGACCGGACCCGCCGCCTGGTCCGGGAGTTCGGGGCgcccggggggggccgggccccgccTGCAGGAGCGGCTGCGCCGGCagccccccgtccccccccgcctgccG GAATGGCCGTGGGGCTCCAGCGAGCGGCTGCCGCTGCCCGTGCACACCAGTGCCGGACTGGTGCTGCCCCGGCAGGACTGGGAGGACTGGAGGGGGCAGCTGTG GTTCGCGGCTCGGCTCATCGCAGGCGTCCTCGACTACCGGGCGCAGCTGGAGCG GCGTGACCCCCCTGAGCCGTGGGTGCAGGCAGCGTTCGGGGGGTGCCGGGTGCCGGGCCCCCAGCGGGACGAGGTGCTGCGGCTGCCCCCCGGTGCCCAGCCCCCCCCCTTCATCACTGTCGTCCGCAACTGCCag tTCTTCCAGGTGGAAGCATGT GGGGGGGCGGGGACCCCCCTGCCACCGGCGGCGCTGGCAGCGGccctgggggggctgcgggcgcggacggggcggggcggggccccGCCCCTGGGGCTGCTGACCGGGCAGCACCGGCACGCCTGGGGGCGGGTCTACCGCCTGCTGATGCGGG ACCGACTGAACCGTGCCTCGATTGGCCGGATCCAGCGCAGCCTCTTCGCGCTCAGCCTGGACGCGCCGGTGCTGGCGGCCGCCGGGGGGCGGGGCCCggggggc ggggccgcgcAGGTGCTGCACGGGGGCGGGGCCTGCGCCAACAGTGGCAACCGCTGGTTCGACAAGACCCTCCAG TTCATCGTGGGGGAGGACGGGACCTGCGGGGTCGTCTACGACCCGGCCGTCATCGACGGCGCCGTCGTTGCGGAGATGGTCGACCACGCCCTCGACTGCTG CCGCCGCCCGGAGCCCAGCCCCGCCTCGATGACATCACtgcccctccccccgccccagcggCTCCGCTTCAGCCTCGGCCCCGAAACCGCCCCCGAGGTGGAGCGGGCGAAGCGGCACCTGGACAG cctggcgGCGGACGTGGACGTTCACTGCTTCTCCCACGAGGGCTTCGGGGCGGGCGGGGCACTGCGGCCGGAGGCCATCGTCCAGGTGGCCCTGCAGGTGGCCTTCTACAG GGCCCATGGCTCCCTCTGCGCCTCCTGCGAGCCGACCTCCCTGCGCCACGTCCTGCCCGGCTGCACAGACCTGCTGcgcccccccgggcccccctgcctggccctggcccGTGCCCTTGACGACCCCCATGCGGAG CCGGAGCTGCAGCTGGCGCTGCTGCGCGAGGCCGTGGAGGCGCAGAGCCGGCGCACGCAGGAG GTCCTGGCCGGGCAGGGCGCCGAGCGGCACCTGCAGGGGCTGCGGCAGGCGGCCATCGCGGCGGGGGAGCCGCTCCCCGAAATCTTCATGGACCCGGCCTACGCCCTCGCCACCCACTTCCGCCTCTGCACCGTGCAG gtgCGCTCCCGCGagggctgctggctgctgcgGGGGCCGCTGGTGCCCGACGGCtatggggtgggggtggggcaCGTggcccccccagacccccacgacccccccggcccccccggggGTCTGCGTGTGGCCGTCACCGCCTTCGCCTGCTGCCACCAGACCGAGGCCGCCCGCCTCGGGGCTGCGCTGCAGGGAGCCCTCGACAGCCTCGGGGGGCTGCTGCGCCGCCACGGCCCCCCCTGA